The proteins below come from a single Beutenbergia cavernae DSM 12333 genomic window:
- a CDS encoding D-arabinono-1,4-lactone oxidase: MRRRWSNWGRSAQAEFAAVARPRDEDALAATIRSAARAGQRVRALGAGHSFTPAAVTDGVSVRLDHVTGLWAVDEDAGLVTVGAGTRLRDLPGLLRPYGLAMENLGDIDVQTIAGAISTGTHGTGSAFTGIAGQVRGLRIALADGTLVDCSPQLRRDLFEAARLGLGAFGVLVSVTLQCVPAFQLAAHEHAVPLDGVLEGYAELVRSEDHLDLYWFPHTRTALVKANRREASPGAAQPLGAWRAWWEDEFVSNGLLALVSEIGAAAPSAVPVLNRIAAATVAERRYTGDSHAVFTAPRRVRFREMEYAIPLAALPDAVREIRRTIDARGWRISWPLEIRTAAADDVWLSTAYERDSAYVAVHRYVRDPFVAYFREVEEVLLAFGGRPHWGKLHTQSVGELSARYPRLDDARRVRREVDPAGTFANRYVDRVLGSVTSA, encoded by the coding sequence GTGAGACGACGCTGGAGCAACTGGGGCCGCTCCGCGCAGGCGGAGTTCGCCGCCGTCGCCCGCCCACGCGACGAGGACGCGCTGGCGGCGACGATCAGGTCGGCCGCCCGCGCCGGGCAGCGGGTCCGGGCGCTCGGTGCTGGGCACTCCTTCACCCCGGCCGCGGTGACGGACGGCGTCAGCGTGCGTCTGGACCACGTCACCGGACTGTGGGCCGTGGACGAGGACGCCGGGCTCGTCACCGTGGGCGCCGGCACGCGGCTGCGCGACCTGCCGGGCCTCCTGCGGCCGTACGGCCTCGCGATGGAGAATCTCGGCGACATCGACGTCCAGACGATCGCCGGGGCGATCTCGACCGGCACGCACGGCACGGGCTCGGCGTTCACCGGGATCGCCGGCCAGGTGCGCGGGCTGCGGATCGCCCTCGCCGACGGCACCCTCGTCGACTGCTCGCCGCAGCTGCGGCGCGACCTGTTCGAGGCTGCCCGGCTCGGCCTGGGGGCGTTCGGTGTGCTCGTGTCTGTGACGCTGCAGTGCGTGCCGGCGTTCCAGCTCGCCGCCCACGAGCATGCGGTGCCGCTGGACGGGGTCCTCGAGGGGTACGCGGAGCTGGTGCGTTCCGAGGACCACCTCGACCTGTACTGGTTCCCGCACACGCGCACGGCGCTCGTGAAGGCGAACCGTCGCGAGGCCTCTCCGGGCGCGGCGCAGCCGCTCGGTGCGTGGCGCGCCTGGTGGGAGGACGAGTTCGTGTCGAACGGGCTGCTCGCGCTGGTCTCCGAGATCGGCGCCGCAGCCCCGTCCGCGGTTCCGGTGCTCAACCGGATCGCCGCAGCCACGGTCGCGGAACGTCGGTACACGGGCGACTCCCACGCCGTCTTCACGGCACCGCGGCGCGTGCGCTTCCGCGAGATGGAGTACGCGATCCCGCTGGCCGCGCTTCCGGACGCGGTGCGCGAGATCAGACGCACCATCGACGCTCGCGGATGGCGCATCTCGTGGCCTCTCGAGATCCGGACCGCTGCCGCCGACGACGTGTGGCTCTCCACCGCCTACGAACGCGACAGTGCGTACGTGGCCGTGCACCGGTACGTCCGGGACCCGTTCGTGGCGTACTTCCGGGAGGTCGAGGAGGTCCTCCTCGCGTTCGGGGGCCGGCCGCACTGGGGCAAGCTGCACACCCAGTCGGTCGGCGAGCTGTCCGCCCGGTACCCGAGGCTCGACGACGCGCGACGGGTGCGTCGCGAGGTCGATCCTGCCGGGACGTTCGCGAACCGGTACGTCGACCGGGTCCTCGGGAGCGTCACCTCGGCCTGA
- a CDS encoding alanine racemase — protein MSRRDAGVPREVRAAVAHLDPPFGVVDLGAFRANAGDLVRRARGVPIRVATKSVRIRELLAATLERPGFAGVLAYTLPEALWLVEQGFDDVVVGYPTAHRAALGALAADERAARSVTLMVDDVAQLDLVDAVTPPGRRPEIRICLELDAAFRTAGGAVRFGAWRSPVGTPDAAVRLARAVVARPGFALVGLMAYEGQIAGVGDAGRGPRAIAVRAMQRASAAELAERRAAVVAAVRRVADLEFVNGGGTGSLETTTSEAAVTEVTAGSGLLGSGLFDTYRAFRPRPASWFVLPVVRRPTRGVVTVLGGGWVASGPPGHDRLPSVAHPPGLAYVAREAAGEVQTPLRGRAARRLAVGDHVWFRHAKAGEGAEHLGAVVAVDSASRTADGAAAVVGELATYRGEGQAFL, from the coding sequence ATGAGCCGCCGCGATGCCGGCGTGCCCCGGGAGGTCCGAGCCGCCGTCGCGCACCTGGACCCCCCGTTCGGCGTCGTCGACCTCGGCGCGTTCCGCGCCAACGCCGGCGACCTCGTCCGCCGGGCGCGCGGCGTCCCGATTCGCGTCGCGACGAAGTCCGTGCGGATCCGGGAGCTGCTCGCCGCGACGCTCGAACGGCCCGGCTTCGCCGGCGTGCTCGCGTACACGCTCCCGGAGGCCCTGTGGCTCGTCGAGCAGGGGTTCGACGACGTCGTCGTCGGGTATCCCACGGCACATCGCGCGGCGCTCGGTGCGCTCGCCGCCGACGAGCGCGCCGCCCGGAGCGTCACGCTCATGGTCGACGACGTCGCCCAGCTCGACCTCGTCGACGCCGTGACGCCGCCCGGCCGGCGGCCGGAGATCCGCATCTGCCTCGAGCTCGACGCGGCGTTCCGGACCGCCGGGGGAGCGGTGCGGTTCGGCGCCTGGAGGTCGCCCGTGGGCACGCCGGACGCGGCGGTCCGGCTGGCGCGCGCCGTCGTGGCGCGCCCCGGCTTCGCGCTCGTCGGGCTGATGGCGTACGAGGGGCAGATCGCCGGGGTCGGCGACGCCGGGCGCGGGCCTCGGGCGATCGCCGTGCGGGCGATGCAGCGTGCCTCGGCGGCCGAGCTCGCCGAGCGGCGCGCGGCGGTCGTCGCGGCGGTGCGCAGGGTGGCCGACCTCGAGTTCGTGAACGGCGGCGGCACCGGCTCGCTCGAGACGACGACGTCCGAGGCCGCGGTCACGGAGGTCACCGCGGGATCCGGGCTGCTCGGGTCCGGCCTGTTCGACACGTACCGCGCGTTCCGTCCGCGGCCCGCCTCCTGGTTCGTACTGCCGGTGGTGCGTCGCCCGACCCGCGGCGTGGTCACCGTGCTCGGCGGCGGGTGGGTCGCGTCCGGGCCGCCGGGTCACGACCGCCTCCCCTCGGTCGCGCACCCGCCCGGCCTCGCGTACGTGGCCCGCGAGGCGGCGGGCGAGGTCCAGACCCCGCTGCGCGGCCGTGCGGCGCGGCGCCTCGCCGTCGGCGACCACGTCTGGTTCCGGCACGCGAAGGCCGGCGAGGGAGCTGAGCACCTCGGCGCGGTGGTGGCGGTGGACTCCGCCTCGCGGACCGCCGACGGCGCGGCGGCCGTCGTCGGCGAGCTGGCCACCTACCGCGGTGAGGGGCAGGCGTTCCTGTGA
- a CDS encoding TetR/AcrR family transcriptional regulator → MARLAVAERRTLLLDAAWRVLRRDGVAGTTTRAVCAEAGMPQGLFHYCFASRDEMLAEVVADVLPREVSAASSAVRRRGTRVDAVHAALLAYWELVEAEPETQRVIYEITAVGLRDATLAPGVRARYERYPTAVAEVLLELGRVRRLEWTEPVDVLARRVVALLDGLTISFLVDGDAAAARGVLASFAADLARHARGVRR, encoded by the coding sequence ATGGCTCGTCTCGCCGTCGCCGAGCGACGCACCCTGCTGCTCGACGCGGCGTGGCGGGTGCTCCGTCGGGACGGCGTCGCGGGCACGACGACGCGCGCCGTCTGTGCGGAGGCGGGGATGCCGCAGGGCCTGTTCCACTACTGCTTCGCCAGCCGGGACGAGATGCTCGCCGAGGTGGTGGCCGACGTGCTGCCCCGCGAGGTGTCCGCGGCGTCCTCCGCCGTCCGGCGCCGGGGAACGCGCGTGGACGCTGTGCACGCCGCTCTCCTCGCGTACTGGGAGCTGGTCGAGGCGGAGCCGGAGACCCAACGCGTCATCTACGAGATCACCGCCGTCGGGCTGCGCGACGCCACACTCGCCCCCGGCGTCCGGGCGCGGTACGAGCGCTACCCGACGGCAGTGGCGGAGGTGCTGCTCGAGCTCGGGCGCGTGCGTCGCCTCGAGTGGACCGAGCCGGTGGACGTGCTCGCGCGCCGGGTGGTCGCCCTGCTCGACGGACTCACGATCTCGTTCCTCGTCGACGGCGACGCGGCGGCGGCGCGCGGGGTGCTCGCCTCGTTCGCCGCCGACCTCGCGCGCCACGCCCGCGGGGTCCGGCGATGA
- a CDS encoding succinic semialdehyde dehydrogenase, with translation MPASTDRTDLVLPHTLTGARLRALAGGIAATGPAADVEAPFTGALLTRHASSTTADVDAAADRARSAAGRWAATPVRERARVLLRLHDLLLDEIDPLLDLVQAVTGKARGHALEELLDVVNVCRYYARTGPRTLAPHRRAGAIPVLTRTTELRHPVGLVGLVTPWNYPLALGVSDALPALLAGNAVLHKPDTRTALVTLAGRELAVAAGLDPDLWQVVVGDGAVVGNRVTDLVDHISFTGSTPTGRVVAARAASRLIGATLELGGKNPMIVAPDADLAAAVAGAVRGSFSSSGQLCMSIERIYVHRSIAETFTRELAAATRDLRVGADYSYAYQMGSLVSADQLERVSAHVDDAVAAGARVLAGGRPLPELGPYFYAPTVLADVPPTARAYRSETFGPVVSVYPVDSLDDAVRAANDSELGLNASVWSRDTRRARALAARLRAGSVNVNEAYTAAWGSMDAPSGGWGDSGLGRRHGTAGLHEVTWAQTVAHQRVWPIGEHGPLTGRRYQGVMTTALRALRVVGRR, from the coding sequence ATGCCGGCGAGCACGGACCGGACGGACCTCGTCCTCCCGCACACCCTCACGGGCGCGCGGCTGCGCGCGCTCGCCGGGGGGATCGCCGCCACCGGACCCGCCGCGGACGTCGAGGCGCCGTTCACCGGCGCGCTGCTGACCCGGCACGCCTCGTCCACCACGGCGGACGTCGACGCCGCGGCCGACCGAGCGCGATCAGCCGCCGGACGCTGGGCAGCCACCCCGGTCCGGGAGCGCGCCCGCGTGCTGCTGCGCCTCCACGACCTCCTGCTGGACGAGATCGACCCCCTGCTCGACCTGGTCCAGGCGGTCACCGGCAAGGCCCGCGGGCACGCGCTCGAGGAGCTGCTCGACGTGGTGAACGTGTGCCGCTACTACGCGCGCACCGGGCCGCGGACCCTCGCTCCGCACCGCCGCGCCGGTGCGATCCCCGTGCTCACCCGGACCACGGAGCTGCGCCACCCGGTCGGGCTGGTGGGCCTCGTCACTCCGTGGAACTACCCGCTCGCGCTCGGCGTCTCCGACGCGCTGCCGGCGCTCCTCGCCGGGAACGCCGTGCTGCACAAGCCGGACACCCGCACCGCGCTCGTCACGCTCGCCGGCCGGGAGCTCGCCGTCGCCGCCGGGCTGGACCCCGACCTCTGGCAGGTGGTGGTCGGCGACGGCGCGGTGGTCGGGAACCGCGTCACCGACCTCGTGGACCACATCTCGTTCACGGGTTCCACGCCCACCGGGCGGGTGGTCGCGGCGCGGGCGGCCTCACGACTCATCGGGGCCACGCTGGAGCTCGGCGGGAAGAACCCCATGATCGTGGCGCCCGACGCCGACCTCGCGGCCGCCGTCGCCGGCGCCGTCCGCGGCAGCTTCTCCTCGAGCGGGCAGCTCTGCATGTCCATCGAGCGCATCTACGTGCACCGCTCGATCGCCGAGACCTTCACCCGCGAGCTCGCCGCGGCCACGCGCGACCTCCGGGTCGGCGCCGACTACTCGTACGCGTACCAGATGGGCTCGCTCGTCTCCGCCGACCAGCTCGAGCGGGTCTCCGCGCACGTCGACGACGCCGTCGCGGCCGGTGCGCGGGTGCTCGCAGGCGGGCGTCCGCTCCCGGAGCTCGGACCGTACTTCTACGCGCCGACGGTGCTCGCGGACGTGCCGCCCACCGCTCGCGCCTACCGGTCCGAGACGTTCGGCCCGGTGGTCTCCGTGTACCCGGTGGACTCCCTCGACGACGCCGTGCGCGCCGCCAACGACTCGGAGCTCGGCCTCAACGCGTCGGTGTGGTCGCGCGACACACGGCGGGCGCGCGCCCTCGCCGCACGGCTGCGCGCGGGTTCGGTCAACGTCAACGAGGCGTACACGGCGGCGTGGGGCTCCATGGACGCGCCGAGCGGCGGATGGGGTGACTCGGGCCTCGGGCGCCGGCACGGGACGGCCGGTCTCCACGAGGTCACCTGGGCCCAGACCGTCGCGCACCAGCGCGTGTGGCCGATCGGCGAGCACGGCCCGCTCACCGGGCGCCGCTACCAGGGCGTGATGACGACGGCGCTGCGTGCGCTGCGCGTCGTCGGCCGGCGGTGA
- a CDS encoding DEDD exonuclease domain-containing protein, which yields MPSATSPAAPGRGLAVQHALDELGTPLAEVAFVVVDLETTGGSPNADAITEIGAVRVRGGVVEGELGTLVDPGRSIPPTITVLTGITNAMVIGAPPIEEVLPSFLEFAHGAVLVAHNARFDTGFLRVAAERMGLTWPKPLVVDTVQLARRVVSRDEAPNHRLGSLARLFHASVTPDHRALTDARATVDVLHGLLARMAPLGVTHLEDLRTAGDSVPPERRRKVTLADGLPAAPGVYQFLGPQGRVLYVGTATNLRTRVRSYFTASEKRARIGEMLRIAERVHPIVCATPLEAAVRELRLIAEHSPPYNRRSRAPEREPWIRLTDEAYPRLSVVREVPRSHAGAAIGPFRTRRLAQLALEALHGAFPLRQCSPRLPRVPRADASPCVLAELGRCGAPCVGRIDEPGYDTVVADVRAVLAGDVEPVVATVRSRIAALAGSERYEDAARERDRLTALLRGSARAARLGGLADASHVLAARRTDDGGWELVCARYGRLAGVCVVPRGADVMGAIDAVRATAEHVPAPERWCGAASAEETELVLTWLERPGVRLVELAGAGWSAPVRGAARVLADLPGAVADGDRDAGSEDVAVA from the coding sequence GTGCCCTCCGCCACCTCGCCCGCCGCACCAGGACGCGGCCTCGCCGTCCAGCACGCGCTGGACGAGCTCGGCACGCCGCTGGCCGAGGTGGCGTTCGTCGTCGTCGACCTCGAGACGACCGGTGGGTCGCCGAACGCCGACGCCATCACCGAGATCGGCGCGGTGCGCGTCCGCGGCGGCGTCGTCGAGGGCGAGCTGGGCACGCTGGTCGACCCCGGCCGGTCCATCCCGCCCACGATCACCGTCCTGACGGGCATCACCAACGCGATGGTCATCGGGGCGCCGCCCATCGAGGAGGTCCTCCCCTCGTTCCTCGAGTTCGCGCACGGTGCGGTGCTCGTCGCGCACAACGCGCGCTTCGACACTGGCTTCCTCCGGGTGGCGGCCGAACGCATGGGCCTGACCTGGCCGAAGCCGCTCGTCGTCGACACGGTGCAGCTCGCGCGGCGCGTCGTCAGCCGCGACGAGGCCCCGAACCACCGGCTGGGCAGCCTCGCCCGCCTGTTCCACGCGAGCGTGACTCCGGACCACCGTGCCCTGACCGACGCGCGCGCCACCGTGGACGTCCTGCACGGCCTGCTCGCCCGGATGGCGCCGCTGGGGGTCACCCACCTGGAGGACCTGCGCACGGCGGGTGATTCCGTCCCGCCGGAGCGCCGGCGGAAGGTGACCCTCGCCGACGGCCTGCCGGCGGCGCCCGGCGTCTACCAGTTCCTCGGCCCACAGGGTCGGGTGCTGTACGTCGGCACGGCCACGAACCTGCGCACCCGCGTCCGCAGCTACTTCACGGCGTCCGAGAAGCGCGCACGGATCGGCGAGATGCTGCGCATCGCGGAGCGCGTGCACCCGATCGTGTGCGCCACCCCGCTCGAGGCGGCGGTGCGCGAGCTGCGCCTCATCGCCGAGCACTCCCCGCCGTACAACCGGCGGTCCCGGGCCCCGGAGCGGGAACCCTGGATCCGTCTCACCGACGAGGCGTACCCGCGGCTGTCCGTGGTGCGCGAGGTCCCCCGGTCGCACGCCGGCGCCGCGATCGGCCCGTTCCGCACCCGCCGCCTCGCGCAGCTCGCGCTCGAGGCCCTGCACGGTGCGTTCCCCCTCCGGCAGTGCTCCCCGCGGCTGCCCCGCGTGCCCCGGGCCGACGCGAGCCCGTGCGTCCTGGCGGAGCTCGGCCGGTGCGGTGCGCCGTGCGTCGGGAGGATCGACGAGCCGGGCTACGACACCGTCGTCGCCGACGTGCGCGCCGTGCTTGCCGGTGACGTCGAACCGGTCGTGGCCACCGTGCGGTCCCGGATCGCCGCACTGGCCGGCTCCGAGCGCTACGAGGACGCCGCGCGGGAGCGCGACCGCCTCACGGCCCTGCTGCGGGGGTCCGCCCGCGCCGCCCGGCTCGGCGGGCTCGCGGACGCCAGCCACGTGCTCGCCGCGCGGCGGACGGACGACGGCGGCTGGGAGCTCGTGTGCGCCAGGTACGGGCGTCTCGCTGGCGTGTGCGTGGTGCCGCGGGGCGCTGACGTGATGGGCGCGATCGACGCCGTCCGGGCGACGGCCGAGCACGTGCCCGCACCCGAGCGCTGGTGCGGCGCGGCGAGCGCGGAGGAGACGGAGCTGGTCCTCACGTGGCTGGAGCGTCCCGGCGTGCGGCTGGTCGAGCTCGCAGGTGCCGGCTGGTCGGCGCCGGTGCGCGGTGCGGCGCGGGTGCTCGCCGACCTGCCGGGCGCCGTCGCCGACGGCGATCGCGACGCCGGGAGCGAGGACGTCGCCGTCGCGTGA
- a CDS encoding response regulator transcription factor, with protein sequence MTLEHAQPTGSAPEVASTLEEPAQVLLYSDDRATRDAVRLAVGRRASVDTARIAWTESATAEATLAYAAAQRFDLLVLDGEAAKVGGMGISRQLKNEIYDCPPVLVLTARPQDAWLAAWSEADGVVSHPLRPVEVAEAVAALLRAGERSTP encoded by the coding sequence ATGACCCTCGAGCACGCCCAGCCCACCGGCTCCGCCCCGGAGGTCGCCAGCACCCTCGAGGAGCCGGCCCAGGTCCTCCTCTACAGCGACGACCGCGCCACGCGGGACGCGGTGCGGCTCGCCGTCGGACGCCGGGCGTCGGTGGACACCGCGCGCATCGCGTGGACCGAGTCCGCGACCGCGGAGGCGACGCTGGCGTACGCGGCGGCGCAGCGCTTCGACCTGCTCGTGCTCGACGGCGAGGCGGCGAAGGTCGGCGGCATGGGGATCAGCCGGCAGCTCAAGAACGAGATCTACGACTGCCCGCCCGTGCTCGTGCTCACGGCGCGCCCGCAGGACGCGTGGCTCGCGGCGTGGTCGGAGGCCGACGGCGTCGTGTCCCACCCGCTGCGCCCCGTCGAGGTCGCCGAGGCCGTGGCCGCGCTGCTCCGGGCGGGCGAGCGGTCGACGCCGTGA
- a CDS encoding AMP-dependent synthetase/ligase, producing MDSSASPLAVEIDPRTSISDLLVEHARATPSRVLLEQQVDGQWRPYTAAEVEALVVGVAKGLVAHGIRPGERVAIMSRTRFEWTILDFAIWHAGAVPVPVYETSSVAQTAWILSDSGAVAVIVESSAHGQVVAEAQAEAPDVRTVWTIDDGALEDLTRDGADVDDAEIAARHDAVGMEDLATIIYTSGTTGRPRGAELTHGNFVALTKNAIAVIPDVFAAPGARTLLFMPLAHVFARFVEVLVVAAGVPLGHTPDTTTLVADLGTFRPTFILSVPRVFEKVYNSAEAKAAAGGKEKIFAWAARTAIAYSRSLDTGGPSYGLRLKHRIAHKLVLHKLQDAMGGKLEHAVSGGGPLGERLGHFFRGIGLVVLEGYGLTETTAPLNVNRPERVKIGTVGPPLPGIGIRIAPDGEILAQGIAVFRGYHDNDAATAEAMKDGWFHTGDIGELDSDGYLRITGRKKEIIVTAGGKNVAPAPLEDAIRAHPLVSQCLVVGDGRPFVAALITLDPEMLPTWLSSRGKPELTVAQARTDEDVLAAIDEAVNRANTHVSRAESIRKVVVLEDDFTIANDYLTPSLKVKRSAVVRDRAAVIDELYAAAATERDRRPA from the coding sequence ATGGACTCGTCCGCCTCCCCCCTCGCCGTCGAGATCGACCCCCGGACGAGCATCAGCGACCTCCTCGTCGAGCACGCCCGTGCGACGCCGTCGCGCGTGCTGCTCGAGCAGCAGGTCGACGGGCAGTGGCGCCCGTACACGGCCGCCGAGGTCGAGGCGCTGGTCGTCGGCGTCGCCAAGGGCCTGGTCGCGCACGGCATCCGCCCCGGCGAGCGCGTGGCGATCATGTCCCGGACCCGGTTCGAGTGGACGATCCTCGACTTCGCCATCTGGCACGCCGGCGCCGTCCCCGTCCCGGTGTACGAGACGTCGTCCGTGGCACAGACGGCGTGGATCCTGTCCGACTCCGGCGCGGTGGCGGTCATCGTCGAGTCGAGCGCCCACGGTCAGGTCGTGGCCGAGGCGCAGGCTGAGGCACCGGACGTCCGTACCGTGTGGACGATCGACGACGGCGCGCTGGAGGACCTGACCCGCGACGGTGCCGACGTCGACGACGCCGAGATCGCCGCCCGCCACGACGCCGTCGGCATGGAGGACCTCGCGACCATCATCTACACGTCGGGGACCACCGGTCGCCCGCGCGGCGCCGAGCTGACGCACGGCAACTTCGTGGCGCTGACCAAGAACGCCATCGCCGTCATCCCCGACGTGTTCGCGGCGCCGGGGGCACGGACGCTGCTGTTCATGCCGCTCGCGCACGTCTTCGCGCGCTTCGTCGAGGTCCTGGTCGTCGCGGCCGGCGTCCCGCTGGGGCACACGCCGGACACGACGACGCTCGTCGCGGACCTCGGCACGTTCCGGCCGACGTTCATCCTCTCGGTCCCCCGGGTGTTCGAGAAGGTCTACAACTCCGCCGAGGCGAAGGCGGCAGCCGGCGGCAAGGAGAAGATCTTCGCCTGGGCGGCGCGCACCGCGATCGCGTACTCCCGGTCGCTCGACACGGGCGGGCCGTCCTACGGGCTGCGGCTGAAGCACCGGATCGCCCACAAGCTCGTGCTGCACAAGCTGCAGGACGCCATGGGCGGCAAGCTCGAGCACGCCGTCTCGGGCGGCGGTCCCCTCGGTGAGCGCCTCGGGCACTTCTTCCGCGGCATCGGTCTCGTCGTCCTCGAGGGCTACGGCCTGACGGAGACGACGGCGCCGCTCAACGTCAACCGTCCGGAGCGCGTGAAGATCGGCACGGTCGGTCCGCCGCTGCCGGGCATCGGGATCCGGATCGCTCCGGACGGCGAGATCCTCGCCCAGGGCATCGCCGTCTTCCGCGGGTACCACGACAACGACGCCGCCACCGCCGAGGCGATGAAGGACGGCTGGTTCCACACGGGCGACATCGGCGAGCTCGACAGTGACGGCTACCTGAGGATCACCGGGCGCAAGAAGGAGATCATCGTGACGGCGGGCGGCAAGAACGTCGCGCCCGCTCCGCTCGAGGACGCGATCCGCGCCCATCCGCTCGTCAGCCAGTGCCTCGTGGTCGGCGACGGCCGGCCGTTCGTCGCGGCGCTCATCACGCTCGACCCCGAGATGCTGCCGACCTGGCTGTCCTCCCGCGGCAAGCCCGAGCTGACCGTCGCTCAGGCACGGACGGACGAGGACGTGCTGGCCGCGATCGACGAGGCGGTCAACCGGGCGAACACCCACGTCTCGCGCGCGGAGTCCATCCGCAAGGTGGTGGTGCTCGAGGACGACTTCACGATCGCCAACGACTACCTGACCCCGTCGCTGAAGGTGAAGCGCTCCGCCGTCGTCCGCGACCGCGCCGCGGTCATCGACGAGCTGTATGCCGCGGCGGCGACCGAACGGGACCGCCGGCCCGCCTGA
- the trpD gene encoding anthranilate phosphoribosyltransferase, whose product MTGEQVAERTWPGLLGRLVARHDLTSTDTAWAMAHVMAGETPPAVLAAFLVALRSKGETVEELSGLADAMLEAAVPISVPGRCVDIVGTGGDGHKSVNLSTMAALVAAGSGLRVVKHGNRAATSASGAADVLEALGVRLDLSPEDVAANAERVGITFCFAQVFHPSFRHAGPVRRDLGIPTSFNVLGPLTNPARPAAGSIGVADLRMAPLIAGVLARRGTDAVVARSEDGLDEWATTAPVRVWEVTGGDVVEHVVDARAAFGMSPATLDDLRGGDAAHNAGVVRAVLAGERGPVRDAVLLGAASAIVADGGLVGAGPFVDRMAQGVAIAERAIDDAAASRVLDAWVAASG is encoded by the coding sequence GTGACCGGCGAGCAGGTCGCCGAGCGCACCTGGCCCGGCCTGCTCGGCCGGCTCGTCGCCCGGCACGACCTGACCAGCACGGACACCGCGTGGGCGATGGCGCACGTGATGGCCGGCGAGACGCCGCCGGCGGTGCTCGCCGCGTTCCTCGTCGCGCTCCGCAGCAAGGGGGAGACGGTCGAGGAGCTGTCCGGCCTCGCCGACGCGATGCTGGAGGCCGCGGTACCGATCTCCGTGCCCGGCCGGTGCGTCGACATCGTCGGCACGGGTGGCGACGGGCACAAGTCGGTGAACCTCTCGACGATGGCGGCGCTGGTGGCCGCCGGGTCCGGGCTGCGGGTCGTCAAGCACGGGAACCGTGCGGCGACCTCGGCGAGCGGGGCCGCCGACGTGCTCGAGGCGCTCGGGGTCCGGCTCGACCTGTCGCCGGAGGACGTCGCCGCGAACGCCGAGCGGGTCGGGATCACGTTCTGCTTCGCCCAGGTGTTCCACCCCTCGTTCCGGCACGCCGGGCCTGTCCGTCGCGACCTCGGCATCCCGACGTCGTTCAACGTGCTCGGCCCCTTGACGAACCCGGCGCGCCCGGCGGCGGGGTCGATCGGCGTCGCGGACCTGCGGATGGCGCCGCTGATCGCCGGGGTCCTCGCCCGGCGCGGGACCGACGCCGTCGTCGCGCGCAGCGAGGACGGGCTGGACGAGTGGGCCACGACGGCGCCGGTACGGGTCTGGGAGGTCACCGGCGGCGACGTCGTGGAGCACGTCGTGGACGCGCGGGCCGCGTTCGGCATGTCGCCCGCGACGCTCGACGACCTGCGGGGCGGGGACGCCGCGCACAACGCCGGCGTCGTGCGTGCCGTCCTCGCCGGGGAGCGTGGACCGGTCCGCGACGCGGTGCTGCTCGGCGCCGCCTCGGCGATCGTCGCGGACGGGGGTCTGGTGGGCGCCGGCCCGTTCGTCGACCGGATGGCGCAGGGGGTCGCGATCGCGGAGCGGGCGATCGACGACGCCGCCGCCTCCCGGGTCCTCGACGCGTGGGTCGCCGCGAGCGGCTAG
- a CDS encoding Lrp/AsnC family transcriptional regulator, translated as MITAIALIDADVARIPEVAQEVADLPGVSEVYSVTGDIDLIAVVRVRRHEDLADVVADRIGKVDGVLGTQTYIAFQAYSRHDLEQAFAIGLDD; from the coding sequence ATGATCACCGCCATCGCGCTCATCGACGCCGACGTCGCCCGCATCCCGGAGGTCGCGCAGGAGGTGGCCGACCTGCCCGGCGTCAGCGAGGTCTACTCGGTGACCGGCGACATCGACCTCATCGCCGTCGTGCGGGTGCGCCGCCACGAGGACCTCGCCGACGTCGTCGCGGACCGGATCGGCAAGGTCGACGGCGTCCTCGGCACGCAGACCTACATCGCGTTCCAGGCATACTCGCGGCACGACTTGGAGCAGGCGTTCGCGATCGGTCTCGACGACTGA